One region of bacterium genomic DNA includes:
- a CDS encoding ABC transporter ATP-binding protein, giving the protein MIELENVTKYFGPLKAVDSLNLQIREGEIFGFIGPNGAGKTTTIRMLATLLRPTTGKIRIAGIDPEVEPGEVRKIIGYMPDQFGVYPDLVVWEYLDFFGAAYQISRGRRPRLIDDVLELTDLTGKKNELVESLSRGMKQRLCLAKTLLHDPALLLLDEPASGLDPRARIEIRELLKELKKMNKTILISSHILAELSDFCTSIGIIERGQLVISGSITDIEARINLARQYRLTAIDPLETIEAFLKNMGIDQVNRNSDSLEFSCTKSDEEIASILQTLVRENFRITSFQPVTANLEDLFMKITRGEVA; this is encoded by the coding sequence ATGATTGAACTTGAAAATGTGACCAAGTATTTCGGACCTTTGAAAGCCGTCGATTCTCTGAATCTTCAGATTCGGGAAGGAGAAATTTTCGGATTTATCGGACCCAATGGAGCTGGCAAAACAACGACGATTCGAATGCTCGCAACTCTACTGAGACCCACCACGGGAAAAATCCGGATCGCGGGCATTGATCCTGAAGTGGAACCGGGCGAAGTGCGAAAAATTATCGGATATATGCCGGATCAATTCGGCGTCTATCCGGATCTTGTTGTCTGGGAATATCTGGATTTTTTTGGCGCTGCTTATCAAATTTCACGCGGCAGGCGGCCCCGCTTGATCGATGATGTGCTGGAGCTGACGGACCTTACGGGCAAAAAGAATGAACTCGTTGAATCGCTTTCTCGCGGCATGAAACAAAGATTGTGTCTCGCCAAAACGCTGCTTCACGATCCCGCATTGTTACTGCTCGACGAGCCTGCATCGGGTCTCGACCCGCGGGCGCGTATTGAAATCAGAGAACTGTTAAAGGAACTCAAGAAGATGAACAAGACGATCCTGATCTCGTCACATATTCTTGCGGAGCTCTCAGATTTTTGCACATCCATCGGGATTATCGAACGCGGCCAGCTCGTCATTTCGGGAAGCATCACGGATATTGAAGCCCGGATTAACCTTGCGCGGCAGTATCGCCTGACTGCCATTGATCCGTTGGAAACGATCGAAGCCTTCTTAAAAAACATGGGAATTGATCAGGTAAACCGGAATTCCGATTCCCTTGAATTTTCCTGCACGAAAAGTGATGAGGAAATTGCATCCATTCTGCAAACTCTCGTGCGTGAGAATTTCCGGATTACCTCGTTTCAACCGGTAACAGCGAACCTGGAAGATCTATTCATGAAAATTACCCGCGGAGAAGTTGCATGA
- a CDS encoding ABC transporter permease, with protein sequence MKDLLVNPLVIKQLREEMRSRKIFFLVPVYIAILSSIALIAVGSSTSSTFNPVTLSSDAKVTLFSFVVAVSILLGLIALILGAASFTTEKERSTYELLELTPLSYIQLVLGKFLHSFIIIGLILFSSLPIFSTLFFMGGLTYLDLVLPLLYLILFFGVVILAAICISIGSNRTIIGIILSLLVGFVSYISLAILGGSAYREPADVGYAVLSPWLVIWRQIFAPVPLKIWGVDVPVWTIYCTLYILIGCLFVAWGHNALDTRKLQRNPRARIIGLALINLYTATGILCLNSYRPFTAKQVEDQYQILFAALMVTLPFFVMGVFTEQDEKRFRQKPLRQTLHLKNLFLNHPATGPFYLLIVLTSISLNIVLCTAVPPTVVFRALFILLLWIFPWLLFFIAMRLSGVQARGIFVSYILGVLLVILASAFYHSGKSATTIFDFFLVTPILVAVYIASLAFFTIASLRASKHLRQAG encoded by the coding sequence ATGAAGGACCTGCTGGTAAATCCACTGGTGATAAAACAGCTCCGCGAAGAAATGAGATCCCGAAAAATCTTTTTCCTGGTTCCCGTTTACATTGCAATCCTCTCCTCAATCGCGCTCATCGCAGTTGGTTCGAGCACATCTTCCACTTTTAATCCGGTAACACTTTCCAGCGACGCTAAAGTGACTCTCTTTTCTTTCGTGGTTGCCGTTTCTATCCTGCTTGGCCTGATCGCTTTGATCCTTGGCGCTGCCAGTTTTACAACAGAAAAAGAAAGAAGCACTTATGAACTGCTGGAATTGACTCCGCTCTCCTATATTCAGCTTGTGCTCGGAAAATTCTTGCACTCTTTTATCATTATCGGCCTCATCCTATTTTCTTCATTGCCCATATTCTCAACGCTCTTTTTCATGGGCGGATTAACTTATCTGGACCTTGTGCTTCCCCTTCTGTACCTCATCCTTTTCTTTGGAGTGGTAATCCTTGCGGCGATCTGTATTTCGATAGGCTCAAACCGAACGATCATCGGGATCATACTTTCACTGCTTGTGGGTTTTGTCTCTTACATTTCGCTGGCGATCTTAGGCGGCAGCGCTTATCGCGAGCCGGCTGATGTTGGATACGCCGTGCTTTCTCCGTGGCTCGTTATCTGGAGGCAAATCTTTGCCCCTGTACCGTTGAAGATTTGGGGTGTAGACGTGCCGGTCTGGACGATTTATTGCACCCTTTACATCCTGATCGGATGTCTCTTCGTCGCGTGGGGGCATAATGCTCTCGACACGCGTAAACTGCAAAGAAATCCCCGCGCGCGCATCATCGGTTTGGCTCTCATCAATCTTTACACCGCAACCGGAATCCTCTGTTTGAATTCGTATCGTCCCTTCACTGCAAAACAGGTCGAGGATCAGTACCAGATTCTCTTTGCAGCCTTAATGGTAACGCTCCCCTTCTTTGTTATGGGAGTTTTTACGGAACAGGATGAAAAACGATTTCGACAAAAACCGCTTCGGCAGACGCTTCACCTTAAAAACTTGTTTCTTAATCATCCGGCCACCGGCCCATTTTATTTATTGATCGTACTTACAAGCATTTCTCTCAATATAGTTCTGTGCACCGCCGTGCCTCCAACGGTTGTATTCCGAGCGCTCTTTATTCTGTTGCTCTGGATTTTTCCCTGGTTGCTGTTCTTCATTGCCATGAGACTGTCTGGAGTTCAGGCCCGCGGAATTTTTGTCTCCTACATTCTGGGGGTTTTGCTCGTGATACTTGCTTCTGCTTTTTATCATTCCGGAAAATCTGCGACCACCATCTTCGATTTCTTTCTGGTTACTCCGATCCTGGTTGCCGTTTACATAGCAAGTCTCGCATTTTTTACGATTGCCAGTCTGCGCGCCTCAAAGCATTTGCGCCAGGCGGGCTAA